One window of Bos indicus isolate NIAB-ARS_2022 breed Sahiwal x Tharparkar chromosome 18, NIAB-ARS_B.indTharparkar_mat_pri_1.0, whole genome shotgun sequence genomic DNA carries:
- the LOC139177197 gene encoding cationic amino acid transporter 3-like, which produces MSTMLGQYLRQFGQKLVRRKPQFREEPESSETPPPNTLDLVVIGLDNMLGAGIYILIGGVAKYVAGPAIILFLLVAGLTTLLSGLCYVELAAGVEKPGTVYFISYVTMGQLYAFITGWNLLLYLITAIACIAQAWSSIFDSLIGNHISEALEGTFSLQMPYFLASFPDFLALGLVLLLTGLLALRVYESTLIYKVFTGLNILVLSFIILSGFIKGDLHNWKLTEQDYTLAAAGSGDAYSLGLLGSGGFVPFAFDGILQGAATCFYAFVGFAGIVNAGNMGIVCPIGVWEQNGLPLDTGVGRRLGCF; this is translated from the exons ATGTCTACGATGCTGGGTCAGTATCTTCGCCAGTTTGGTCAGAAGCTGGTCCGCAGGAAGCCACAGTTCAGGGAGGAACCTGAGAGTTCTGAGACCCCTCCTCCGAACACCCTGGACCTGGTGGTGATAGGTTTGGACAACATGTTGGGAGCTGGCATATACATCCTGATTGGAGGAGTGGCCAAATACGTAGCTGGACCAGCAATCATCCTTTTCTTACTGGTGGCCGGCCTGACTACTCTGTTGTCTGGGCTGTGTTATGTCGAGTTGGCAGCTGGAGTAGAAAAACCTGGTACTGTGTACTTCATCAGCTATGTCACAATGGGACAACTGTACGCCTTCATCACTGGCTGGAACCTCTTACTGTATTTAATTACTG CCATTGCCTGTATAGCCCAGGCCTGGAGCTCCATCTTTGACAGCCTGATTGGGAACCACATCTCTGAGGCATTAGAGGGAACTTTCTCTCTGCAAATGCCCTACTTCCTGGCCTCATTTCCAGACTTTCTTGCCTTGGGCCTGGTGCTGCTGCTCACAG GACTCCTGGCTCTGAGAGTTTATGAGTCAACCCTGATTTACAAAGTGTTCACAGGCTTGAACATTTTGGTCCTCAGCTTCATCATCCTCTCTGGCTTCATTAAGGGAGACTTGCACAACTGGAAGCTCACGGAACAGGACTACACATTGGCTGCAGCTGGATCTGGTGATGCCTACAG CTTGGGCCTTCTGGGTTCTGGAGGGTTTGTGCCTTTTGCttttgatggaattctccagggagcAGCTACATGTTTCTACGCATTTGTTGGTTTTGCTGGCATTGTCAATGCAGGTAACATGGGCATCGTGTGTCCCATTGGGGTTTGGGAACAGAATGGGCTGCCCTTGGACACAGGGGTGGGTAGAAGGTTAGGTTGCTTTTGA
- the LOC109572935 gene encoding cationic amino acid transporter 3-like encodes MPLAVVISFFICFLVSFGVSAALTLMVPYYLIQLESPLLQPFIYVGWNSAKYVMAVGTLSILLYSLLSIMFIMSQLTYAMAEDGLLFRGLAWIPAHTDAHTIIIRTTYARIIVHTVAPTGTPIMAVLVPGTLAAVMVLLFDFTDLVDLMSFQSLLTHSLVTFSVLVLRYQPAQNGSKKEKTEEETETKPEVEGGPLESEPEAGTSNILQSLWFPPSTIPTRKSGQIVYGCASLVLLLIIMSLILYRWSSQVFSGDPVLTTVAVLLLLLITGVTVIIWRQPHNASTLPFRMTTRTWAQFGIWMAIGFAIYFGYGIQHSLGENNDQQPAASTSQT; translated from the exons ATGCCCTTGGCTGTCGTGATCTCCTTCTTCATCTGCTTTTTGGTGTCTTTTGGTGTCTCGGCGGCCCTCACCCTCATGGTGCCCTACTACCTGATTCAGCTTGAGAGCCCCTTGCTGCAGCCTTTCATCTATGTTGGGTGGAACTCTGCCAAATATGTCATGGCTGTTGGCACCCTCTCCATTCTTTTATACAG cctTCTGAGTATCATGTTTATCATGTCTCAGTTGACCTATGCAATGGCAGAGGATGGGCTCCTTTTCCGGGGACTTGCCTGGATCCCTGCCCACACCGATGCCCACACCATCATTATCCGCACCACCTATGCCCGCATCATTGTCCACACCGTTGCCCCCACAGGAACCCCCATCATGGCTGTCTTGGTTCCTGGAACTCTTGCAG CGGTCATGGTGTTACTCTTCGACTTCACTGACCTGGTGGACCTCATGTCATTTCAGTCCCTGCTCACTCACTCCCTGGTGACATTTTCTGTCCTTGTCCTCAG GTATCAACCAGCCCAGAACGGAAgcaagaaggagaaaacagaggaggaaactgagacaaagCCTGAAGTTGAAGGAGGTCCTTTGGAATCTGAACCTGAAGCAGGAACCTCAAACATTCTACAGAGTCTGTGGTTCCCTCCCAGCACCATCCCCACCCGGAAATCTGGCCAGATTGTCTATGGATGTGCCTCCCTTG TTCTTCTGCTGATAATCATGAGCCTGATCCTGTACCGTTGGTCCAGCCAGGTGTTCTCTGGAGACCCCGTGCTCACAACagtggctgtgctgctgctgctgctcatcaCTGGGGTCACGGTCATCATCTGGAGGCAGCCCCACAATGCCAGTACTCTTCCGTTCAGG ATGACCACTCGGACCTGGGCCCAATTTGGCATCTGGATGGCGATTG GATTTGCCATATACTTTGGATATGGGATCCAACACAGCCTGGGAGAGAACAATGATCAACAGCCAGCAGCCTCCACTTCTCAGACTTAA